Proteins from one uncultured Cohaesibacter sp. genomic window:
- the nrdR gene encoding transcriptional regulator NrdR: MKCPYCGYEDTQVKDSRPTEDNTAIRRRRFCAGCGGRFTTFERIQLRELSVVKRTGRKVPFDRDKLMRSVQVSLRKRPVEDEKVERMVSGIVRQLESAGDAEVPAEHIGNLVMVGLKGLDEIAYIRFASVYKNFREAKDFSDMLTEMSSARPEDDDLSE, encoded by the coding sequence ATGAAATGTCCCTATTGCGGTTATGAAGATACCCAAGTCAAGGATTCTCGTCCTACAGAAGACAATACGGCGATCCGCCGTCGGCGCTTTTGCGCAGGCTGCGGCGGACGCTTCACCACCTTTGAGCGTATCCAACTTCGTGAACTGTCTGTTGTCAAACGCACGGGGCGTAAAGTGCCCTTTGACCGTGACAAGCTGATGCGCTCTGTTCAGGTTTCTCTGCGCAAACGTCCGGTCGAAGACGAAAAAGTCGAGCGCATGGTCTCTGGCATCGTACGGCAGTTGGAAAGCGCAGGCGATGCAGAAGTTCCTGCAGAACATATCGGAAATCTGGTGATGGTAGGCCTGAAGGGACTGGATGAAATCGCTTATATTCGCTTTGCTTCCGTCTATAAGAATTTCCGTGAAGCAAAAGACTTTTCCGATATGCTGACCGAAATGTCGTCCGCTCGCCCCGAGGATGATGATCTCTCCGAGTAG